One Nitrospina watsonii DNA segment encodes these proteins:
- the aspS gene encoding aspartate--tRNA ligase, producing the protein MTQKFQRTHHCNALREADLDHTVTLCGWVHTRRDHGGLIFIDLWDKHGLTQVVLNPQIDQLAHQEAQSLRGNYVIAVTGTVRKRPEGMVNSKLATGAIEVYVADLAILNKSETPPFPGWDEVEVSEALRLKHRYLDLRHPDLQRNLKLRYNITRVVRNALHEEGFTEIETPMLTKSTPEGARDYLVPSRLNPEKFYALPQSPQLFKQILMVSGFDRYFQITKCFRDEDLRQDRQPEFTQIDMELSFIDEPQLFQLIESMMKTVYKETKGIDIPTPFPILKYQDAIDRYGSDKPDLRFDLEIVDLSKEVEGTDFKVFAEALKNGGQVRALNAKKSSEALSRKVLDDLTEVAKTYGAKGMAWIKVNADGLQSPIAKFFKKEMLDAMMAKLGAEVGDTIVFAADTPRIVADSLAHLRLAIARHLKLIDDNLIRFAWVTEFPLLDWDPAEKRYVAMHHPFTSPMEEDLGKMESDPASMRARAYDLVLNGSEIGGGSIRIHNQDVQEKMFGLLGINKEEAQAKFGFLLEALQYGAPPHGGIAFGLDRIATILCGAASIRDVIAFPKTQKATCLMTQAPSAIEPKQLKELKLKFDLS; encoded by the coding sequence ATGACCCAGAAATTCCAAAGAACTCACCATTGCAATGCCTTACGGGAAGCCGACCTCGACCACACCGTCACCCTGTGCGGCTGGGTCCACACCCGGCGCGACCACGGCGGCCTGATTTTTATCGACCTGTGGGACAAACACGGGCTGACGCAGGTGGTGCTGAATCCGCAGATCGACCAGCTCGCGCACCAGGAAGCGCAGTCGCTGCGCGGCAACTACGTCATCGCCGTCACCGGCACCGTGCGCAAACGCCCGGAAGGCATGGTCAATTCCAAGCTCGCCACCGGCGCCATCGAAGTCTATGTCGCCGACCTCGCCATCCTGAACAAATCCGAAACGCCGCCGTTTCCGGGCTGGGACGAGGTCGAGGTTTCCGAAGCGCTGCGCCTCAAGCACCGCTATCTGGACCTGCGCCACCCGGACCTGCAACGCAACCTCAAACTGCGTTACAACATCACCCGCGTCGTGCGCAACGCGCTGCACGAGGAAGGCTTCACCGAAATCGAGACGCCCATGCTCACCAAGAGCACGCCGGAAGGCGCGCGCGACTACCTGGTGCCGAGCCGCCTCAACCCGGAAAAGTTCTACGCGCTGCCGCAGTCGCCGCAGTTGTTCAAACAGATTCTGATGGTCTCCGGCTTCGACCGCTATTTCCAGATCACCAAATGTTTCCGCGACGAGGATTTGCGCCAGGACCGCCAGCCGGAGTTCACCCAGATCGACATGGAGTTGTCATTCATCGACGAGCCGCAACTGTTCCAGCTGATCGAGTCGATGATGAAGACGGTCTATAAGGAAACCAAAGGCATCGACATCCCGACGCCGTTCCCCATCCTCAAATACCAGGACGCCATCGACCGCTATGGCTCGGACAAGCCGGACCTCAGGTTCGATCTGGAGATCGTCGATCTCTCAAAAGAAGTCGAAGGCACCGATTTCAAAGTGTTCGCCGAGGCGCTCAAGAACGGCGGGCAGGTGCGCGCGCTGAACGCCAAGAAAAGTTCGGAGGCGCTGTCGCGCAAGGTGCTGGACGATCTGACCGAAGTCGCGAAAACTTACGGTGCCAAGGGTATGGCGTGGATCAAGGTCAACGCCGACGGCTTGCAGTCGCCCATCGCCAAGTTCTTCAAGAAGGAAATGCTGGATGCGATGATGGCCAAACTCGGCGCGGAGGTGGGCGACACCATCGTCTTCGCCGCCGACACGCCACGCATCGTCGCCGACTCGCTGGCGCACCTCCGGCTCGCCATCGCCAGGCACCTCAAGCTGATCGACGACAACCTCATCCGCTTCGCGTGGGTGACGGAGTTTCCGCTGCTCGATTGGGACCCGGCGGAAAAACGTTACGTCGCCATGCACCATCCGTTCACCTCACCCATGGAAGAAGACCTGGGCAAAATGGAATCGGACCCCGCATCCATGCGGGCGCGCGCTTACGATCTGGTGCTGAACGGCAGCGAGATCGGCGGCGGCAGCATCCGTATCCACAATCAGGACGTGCAGGAAAAAATGTTCGGCCTCCTGGGCATCAATAAGGAAGAGGCGCAGGCCAAGTTCGGTTTCCTGCTGGAAGCCTTGCAGTACGGCGCACCGCCGCACGGCGGCATCGCCTTTGGGCTCGACCGCATCGCCACAATCCTCTGCGGGGCGGCGAGCATTCGCGACGTCATCGCCTTCCCCAAAACGCAGAAGGCGACGTGCCTGATGACGCAGGCTCCCTCCGCCATCGAGCCCAAACAACTCAAAGAACTCAAACTCAAATTCGACCTGTCCTGA
- a CDS encoding zinc ribbon domain-containing protein: protein MNPQLQKMVTVQQLDNEITEVQSLVDLIPGQIQAGEKELEGKKGDLNTVQQKMESLKKQRKQFEQDVQAEHDRIAKTKGKLPTVKTNKEYSAILAEIETLKNKIDGIEEKELDVMEQLEELEKTVPALEQQFNGERQKFEEYKKKKEEELRRTQEELTGLQSKRQGLIDAVDPKMAVLYEKLCKARGVAVVPVEGEICKGCFQQIQPQVALEVRTSPDKIHQCQFCDRFLYSIPKPEEETETQTAVPK from the coding sequence ATGAACCCTCAATTGCAGAAAATGGTCACCGTCCAGCAATTGGACAACGAAATCACGGAAGTCCAGAGCCTGGTGGACCTCATTCCCGGACAGATCCAAGCCGGTGAAAAAGAGCTGGAAGGGAAAAAGGGAGACCTGAACACCGTCCAGCAGAAAATGGAATCCCTCAAAAAACAGAGGAAGCAATTCGAGCAGGACGTGCAGGCCGAACACGACCGCATCGCCAAGACCAAAGGCAAGCTGCCCACCGTAAAAACCAATAAAGAATACAGCGCCATCCTCGCTGAGATCGAAACCCTCAAAAACAAAATCGACGGCATCGAGGAAAAAGAACTCGATGTCATGGAGCAGTTGGAAGAACTGGAAAAAACAGTCCCGGCTCTGGAGCAGCAGTTCAATGGCGAACGCCAGAAGTTTGAGGAATACAAAAAGAAAAAGGAAGAGGAGTTGCGGCGGACTCAGGAAGAATTGACGGGACTCCAAAGCAAGCGGCAAGGCCTGATCGATGCCGTGGACCCCAAGATGGCCGTGTTGTACGAAAAACTGTGCAAGGCCCGGGGCGTTGCGGTGGTGCCGGTCGAAGGCGAGATCTGCAAGGGCTGCTTCCAGCAGATTCAACCGCAGGTGGCGCTGGAGGTGAGGACGTCTCCCGACAAGATTCACCAGTGCCAGTTCTGCGACCGGTTCTTGTATTCCATACCCAAACCCGAAGAGGAAACGGAAACCCAAACGGCGGTGCCGAAGTAA
- a CDS encoding ankyrin repeat domain-containing protein, producing the protein MNLDLQCSRVLTGCVGVMLLAGACMILPTSTLEQAVVYNNQKEVRRHLNEGIDANKPGTDGKTPLHFAAEKGRQEVSRILLERGANVNAHDDRQRTPLHLAAFEGNEEVVGILLKNRADLNAVDGLGRNALHHAALGGRNRVALDLVQRKMPVDLPDKKGYTPLSLACLSDEVEMVKFLLHRGASATPSGPSPILIVARQGNEEIARILLNNRAPLYGPPQAEDTPLHIAAQKGYFHLVRLLLERGADVHRKNKAGKSALYYAVDANQSAVAEMLIDKGADPNQQVPEGSLLHLAAEKGNHSVARTLIEKGIDLRTKNGTGQEPLDVAIEHAHQTVADLITSELVRQKEMGR; encoded by the coding sequence ATGAATCTCGATTTACAATGTTCCCGTGTCCTGACCGGCTGCGTGGGAGTGATGCTCCTGGCAGGTGCTTGCATGATCCTGCCGACGTCCACCCTCGAACAGGCGGTCGTGTACAACAACCAGAAGGAAGTGCGCCGCCACTTGAACGAAGGCATCGATGCCAACAAACCCGGCACGGATGGCAAGACACCGCTCCACTTCGCCGCCGAAAAAGGACGGCAGGAAGTCAGCCGCATTCTGCTGGAACGGGGAGCCAACGTGAATGCGCACGACGACCGCCAACGCACGCCGCTGCACCTGGCCGCTTTTGAGGGCAACGAGGAGGTGGTGGGCATCCTGCTCAAGAACCGCGCCGACCTGAATGCGGTCGATGGACTCGGCCGCAACGCGCTGCATCACGCCGCGCTCGGCGGGCGCAACCGCGTCGCGCTCGACCTCGTGCAGCGCAAGATGCCGGTCGATCTGCCGGACAAAAAGGGGTACACGCCGCTGTCCCTGGCCTGCCTCAGCGACGAGGTGGAGATGGTGAAGTTCCTGCTGCATCGGGGGGCGTCGGCGACCCCTTCCGGTCCCTCGCCCATTCTCATTGTCGCCCGGCAGGGCAATGAAGAGATCGCACGCATCCTGCTCAACAACCGTGCGCCGCTGTACGGTCCGCCGCAGGCCGAAGACACGCCGCTGCACATCGCCGCACAGAAGGGGTATTTTCATCTGGTGCGGCTGTTGCTGGAACGCGGCGCGGACGTGCATCGCAAAAACAAGGCGGGGAAATCGGCCCTGTATTATGCGGTGGATGCGAACCAGAGCGCGGTTGCGGAAATGCTGATCGACAAGGGCGCCGATCCCAACCAGCAGGTGCCGGAGGGCAGCCTCCTGCACCTTGCCGCCGAAAAAGGGAATCACAGCGTGGCGAGGACGTTGATCGAAAAAGGCATCGACCTGCGGACCAAAAACGGCACGGGCCAGGAACCGCTGGATGTGGCCATCGAACACGCCCACCAGACCGTCGCCGATTTGATCACGTCGGAACTGGTACGGCAAAAAGAGATGGGCCGGTGA
- a CDS encoding B12-binding domain-containing radical SAM protein, which produces MNKKVMLIFPPEWVPTAPYLALPSLAAVLRENGIPTVLKDINVEAFDHYFTQGYLEFVRERIQLRLTRLLEKEQREGLTDEESQLRDVFIQYTYVDIPHHAEKVDRAKEIVRGPEFYEVEKLEWALNSFREVMEFISISYYPASINFYPVESNLNVYRPWVSEDLFRAPHDRDVNIYIDLCERLLYPAIEEEQPDIIGISIGTPVQLMSGMTFCQLIRKKYPDIHITVGGNITTRLKNEIAKNPKFFDRAFHSLVAYEGEHALVELVRALEDGRPLSEVSNLIWKDETGQVQVNEKLYTERVNELPIPDFDGMPFDKYFVPDKILPYLGTRGCYWGKCTFCDHGAGYIDQYRAKHADRIIEELQQMKDKYQAKHILFTDESFPPALFRKLPPMMIEAELDLFWTTLIRFEESLLDPECWEMAAKSGCRSLYFGLESANERIIKLVKKDTKIDVAIKNLNEAKRVGIWSHVMGFFGFPSETQEEAEDTRRFLLENQDIIHSVEMYFFVLYKHAPVWDMMEETKIDVQRNPEHDLALDYYYTPENGLSIPEAMQRYEQFYRDDYDPWALRVNAREHVYLYITHYGTNDLPQLYVRNHPESQSQMAPEVIM; this is translated from the coding sequence ATGAATAAAAAAGTGATGCTCATTTTTCCGCCGGAGTGGGTGCCCACCGCCCCCTATCTGGCCTTGCCCAGCCTCGCTGCGGTGCTCCGTGAGAACGGCATTCCGACCGTGCTCAAGGACATCAATGTCGAGGCCTTCGATCACTACTTCACGCAGGGTTATCTGGAGTTTGTCCGGGAACGGATACAGCTTCGTCTGACCCGCTTGTTGGAAAAGGAACAACGCGAAGGGCTGACCGACGAGGAGAGCCAGCTCCGGGACGTGTTCATCCAGTACACCTATGTGGACATTCCGCACCATGCAGAAAAGGTGGACCGGGCCAAGGAAATCGTCCGGGGGCCGGAGTTCTACGAAGTGGAAAAGCTGGAATGGGCGCTCAACTCTTTCCGTGAGGTGATGGAGTTCATCTCCATCTCGTACTACCCGGCGTCGATCAATTTTTATCCGGTGGAGAGCAACCTGAACGTGTACCGGCCCTGGGTGTCGGAAGACCTGTTCCGTGCGCCGCACGACCGCGACGTGAATATCTACATCGACCTGTGCGAACGCCTGTTGTACCCGGCGATCGAGGAAGAGCAGCCGGACATCATCGGCATCTCCATCGGCACGCCGGTGCAGTTGATGTCGGGCATGACGTTCTGCCAGCTCATCCGTAAAAAATACCCGGATATCCACATCACCGTCGGCGGCAACATCACCACCCGCCTGAAGAACGAAATCGCCAAAAATCCCAAATTTTTCGACCGCGCTTTCCATTCGCTCGTCGCCTACGAAGGCGAGCATGCGCTGGTGGAGCTGGTGCGGGCGCTGGAGGACGGGCGGCCCTTGTCCGAAGTGTCGAACCTGATCTGGAAAGACGAAACGGGGCAGGTGCAGGTCAACGAGAAACTGTACACCGAACGCGTCAACGAGTTGCCGATCCCGGATTTCGACGGCATGCCGTTCGACAAGTATTTTGTGCCGGACAAGATCCTGCCGTACCTCGGCACGCGCGGCTGTTACTGGGGCAAGTGTACCTTCTGCGACCACGGCGCCGGGTACATCGACCAGTACCGCGCCAAGCACGCCGATCGCATCATCGAAGAACTCCAGCAGATGAAGGACAAGTACCAGGCCAAGCACATCCTGTTCACCGACGAGTCGTTCCCGCCGGCCTTGTTCCGCAAGCTGCCGCCGATGATGATCGAGGCGGAACTCGACCTGTTCTGGACCACGTTGATCCGCTTCGAGGAATCGCTGCTCGATCCCGAATGCTGGGAGATGGCGGCGAAATCCGGCTGCCGCAGTCTTTATTTCGGGCTGGAGTCGGCGAACGAACGCATCATCAAGCTGGTCAAGAAGGATACCAAGATCGACGTCGCCATCAAGAACCTCAACGAGGCCAAGCGCGTCGGCATCTGGAGTCACGTCATGGGTTTCTTCGGGTTCCCCAGCGAAACGCAGGAGGAAGCCGAGGACACGCGCCGCTTCCTGTTGGAGAACCAGGACATCATCCACTCGGTTGAGATGTATTTCTTCGTCCTCTACAAACACGCACCGGTATGGGACATGATGGAGGAGACGAAGATCGACGTGCAACGGAACCCGGAGCACGACCTGGCGCTCGATTACTACTACACACCGGAAAACGGCCTGTCCATCCCGGAAGCGATGCAGCGTTACGAGCAGTTTTACCGCGACGACTACGATCCGTGGGCGCTGCGCGTCAATGCCCGCGAGCATGTGTATCTGTACATCACCCACTACGGCACCAACGACCTGCCGCAACTCTACGTGCGCAACCATCCCGAATCGCAAAGCCAGATGGCTCCCGAAGTCATCATGTAG
- a CDS encoding 4Fe-4S dicluster domain-containing protein has product MSLRYRLNKEMFKGKKLPPKIRTNEDHISPDQRGDLSSTDTEFDAVHRFKEAIKRPIEESGFSRRGLFSHLNKLKEYSDESERIEAGHLPAKKKKRKKKKKAKAGEETAETVETGISETTVDAGTEATTADATVEIPPDAAVEEEPKPKKGFFRRVKEYFYPALEEATPKSKPKSQKPAKPLTPGDIEDGVVTAEGDAGLEETDAAPDTAHEAEEEERDPDDKEMDRRFMLRQSVHFFAKPTVDSIQGKIDRVNTAFDKITKRPPLLRPPGALSEREFLNACTRCSDCVNACPKDAIQKVPKKMGFLIMDTPYIDPAKVPCVMCDGLPCIAACEEGALLPVPGGPRDVEMGYAILDKKKCQAYGDTFCQQCLIDCPIPGAITQDREMRPTIHKDVCTGCGVCVRSCGTVNIPVAIKVKPQMVIEHQQRKREREKQQAEMEARRQQLKAEQARQQTATATEELTGDATADDALPSDTRSSEE; this is encoded by the coding sequence ATGTCGCTCCGTTACCGCCTCAACAAGGAAATGTTCAAGGGCAAGAAACTGCCCCCGAAGATCCGTACCAACGAGGACCACATCTCGCCGGATCAGCGCGGCGATCTGTCTTCCACGGATACGGAATTCGATGCGGTGCATCGCTTCAAGGAAGCGATCAAGCGGCCCATCGAGGAGTCCGGGTTTTCGCGCCGCGGCCTGTTCTCGCACCTCAACAAGCTGAAGGAATACTCGGACGAGTCGGAACGCATCGAGGCCGGCCACCTCCCCGCCAAAAAGAAAAAACGCAAGAAGAAGAAAAAGGCAAAGGCCGGAGAGGAAACGGCGGAGACCGTCGAAACCGGAATCTCCGAAACCACGGTCGATGCGGGCACGGAAGCAACCACCGCAGACGCCACCGTAGAGATCCCGCCCGATGCGGCGGTCGAAGAAGAACCGAAACCGAAAAAAGGATTCTTCCGCCGCGTCAAAGAATATTTTTATCCGGCGCTGGAAGAGGCAACGCCCAAGTCGAAACCCAAATCCCAAAAACCGGCGAAACCGCTCACCCCCGGAGACATCGAAGACGGTGTGGTGACCGCGGAAGGCGACGCGGGTCTGGAAGAAACCGATGCCGCGCCCGACACGGCGCATGAGGCGGAGGAAGAGGAACGCGATCCGGACGACAAGGAGATGGACCGGCGGTTCATGTTGCGCCAGAGCGTCCACTTTTTCGCCAAGCCGACGGTGGACAGCATCCAGGGCAAGATCGACCGCGTCAACACGGCCTTCGACAAAATCACCAAACGCCCGCCCCTGCTCCGGCCTCCGGGTGCGTTGTCCGAACGCGAGTTTCTGAATGCCTGCACGCGGTGCAGCGACTGCGTCAACGCCTGCCCGAAAGACGCCATCCAGAAAGTGCCGAAGAAGATGGGTTTCCTCATCATGGACACGCCGTACATCGACCCGGCCAAGGTGCCCTGCGTCATGTGCGACGGGTTGCCGTGCATCGCCGCCTGCGAGGAAGGCGCGCTCTTGCCGGTGCCGGGCGGTCCCCGCGACGTCGAAATGGGCTACGCCATTCTGGACAAGAAAAAATGCCAGGCCTACGGCGATACGTTTTGCCAGCAGTGTTTGATCGATTGCCCCATTCCCGGCGCCATCACCCAGGACCGGGAGATGCGCCCGACCATCCACAAGGACGTCTGCACCGGCTGCGGCGTGTGCGTGCGCTCCTGCGGCACGGTCAACATCCCCGTCGCCATCAAGGTCAAGCCGCAGATGGTCATCGAACACCAGCAGCGCAAACGGGAACGTGAAAAGCAACAGGCGGAAATGGAAGCGCGACGGCAACAGTTGAAAGCCGAACAGGCCCGGCAACAGACCGCCACCGCCACGGAAGAATTGACCGGGGACGCCACCGCCGACGATGCCCTTCCGTCCGACACCCGTTCCAGCGAGGAATGA
- a CDS encoding alpha/beta hydrolase — translation MKSNTFFKIVCLLGIVPFWLACAQTGPWTMTKGPASSEKVETSKPTPSTAKQKSDSVTALKKKFPGDEAFEEKSTESLSPSKPKLEEPEHPTVSAEIELFEKPQVEEPIFEEPEFEQPAVHAPSGTVEAGATMPIFEDEAKQQKGFVVTNVFYGTTRKYTGVKISPKFYGGDAGETLEYGIATISVPTDPQMRSKGSLTTPLTIFEMQLEEEDPKKHVILTKAGRLSKDVFLQRLNGNLTDHPAMLVFVHGFNNTFEYAVQRAAQLAYDLEFDGTSVVFSWPSNGQAQDYIKDANRIRAAAIDLRLFLKTLHQGTEAKSVYLVAHSMGSVALTNALHDLALEMKERQKPIFKEVILAAPDIDQVEFAKLFAEFKRITERTTLYASSRDQALIISREVNGYRRAGDSSDGILTLPGLDSIDVSRLDTNLIGHSYFGDNKSVISDIYRLIRGSPIYQRGKLVKRSIAGLTFWEFIP, via the coding sequence ATGAAATCCAATACTTTTTTCAAAATCGTCTGCCTGCTCGGGATCGTCCCGTTCTGGCTGGCCTGCGCGCAGACGGGTCCGTGGACCATGACAAAAGGCCCTGCGTCCTCGGAAAAGGTGGAAACCTCCAAACCCACCCCCAGCACGGCAAAACAAAAATCCGATTCCGTCACCGCGCTCAAGAAAAAATTTCCCGGCGATGAAGCGTTTGAGGAGAAATCAACGGAATCGCTCTCACCATCGAAGCCAAAACTAGAAGAACCCGAGCACCCCACGGTTTCCGCTGAAATCGAATTGTTTGAAAAACCGCAAGTCGAGGAACCTATTTTCGAGGAACCCGAGTTCGAACAACCGGCGGTGCATGCGCCGAGCGGCACCGTCGAAGCGGGCGCGACCATGCCTATTTTTGAAGACGAGGCCAAGCAGCAGAAAGGCTTCGTGGTCACCAACGTATTTTACGGGACCACCCGCAAATACACCGGCGTGAAGATCTCACCCAAGTTTTACGGGGGCGATGCGGGCGAGACGCTGGAGTACGGCATCGCCACCATTTCCGTGCCGACCGATCCACAGATGCGCAGCAAGGGCAGCCTGACCACGCCGCTCACGATCTTTGAAATGCAGTTGGAAGAAGAAGACCCGAAGAAGCACGTCATCCTCACCAAGGCGGGGAGGTTGAGCAAGGACGTGTTTCTCCAACGGTTGAATGGCAACCTGACCGATCACCCGGCGATGCTGGTGTTCGTGCACGGCTTCAACAACACCTTCGAGTACGCCGTGCAGCGCGCCGCGCAACTGGCATACGATCTGGAATTCGACGGCACCTCGGTGGTGTTCAGCTGGCCGTCGAACGGTCAGGCGCAGGATTACATCAAGGACGCCAACCGCATCCGTGCCGCCGCCATCGACCTGCGCCTGTTTCTGAAAACCCTGCATCAGGGCACGGAGGCAAAATCGGTGTACCTGGTGGCGCACAGCATGGGCAGCGTGGCGCTCACCAACGCCCTGCATGATCTGGCGCTGGAGATGAAAGAACGGCAGAAACCGATTTTCAAGGAAGTCATCCTGGCCGCGCCGGACATCGACCAGGTCGAGTTTGCAAAACTGTTCGCCGAGTTCAAACGCATCACCGAACGCACCACGCTGTATGCATCGAGCCGCGATCAGGCGCTCATCATTTCGCGCGAGGTCAACGGCTACCGCCGCGCCGGCGACTCCAGCGACGGCATCCTCACCCTGCCGGGGCTGGACTCCATCGACGTCTCACGCCTCGACACCAACCTGATCGGCCATTCCTACTTCGGCGACAACAAATCGGTGATCTCGGACATCTACCGGTTGATCCGCGGCAGTCCCATTTACCAGCGCGGCAAACTGGTGAAACGCTCGATTGCGGGACTGACCTTCTGGGAGTTCATTCCGTAA
- the secF gene encoding protein translocase subunit SecF translates to MELIKGETRVDFMGKIKGALLFSGLLILISIASIAVQGGLKYGIDFAGGTLVQLKFANPPSVDSVRNGLKEVGLGDSTIQEFGTKNDILIQLEGSEDQLQEIGSRITQALEKSMGVTDIVVERVEMVGPKVGQDLREKALLSIVYALIGIIIYISWRFEFQYAIAAIIALIHDVVITMGAFSVLDKEFTLVIVAAFLTIIGYSLNDTIVVFDRIRENTRRRGKESLAAHINTSINQTLSRTLLTSGTTLLVVLALFFLGGEIIHDFSFALLVGIVIGTYSSIFIASVFLVFWEARSHRPKKA, encoded by the coding sequence ATGGAACTGATCAAGGGCGAAACCAGAGTCGACTTCATGGGCAAGATCAAGGGGGCGCTCCTGTTCTCCGGCCTGTTGATCCTGATCAGCATTGCTTCCATTGCGGTGCAAGGTGGGTTGAAGTACGGCATCGATTTCGCGGGCGGCACGCTGGTGCAGTTGAAGTTTGCCAACCCGCCTTCGGTGGACAGCGTCCGCAACGGGTTGAAGGAAGTGGGTCTCGGCGACAGCACCATCCAGGAATTCGGCACGAAGAACGACATCCTCATTCAGCTCGAAGGCTCCGAGGACCAGTTGCAGGAGATCGGGTCGCGCATCACGCAGGCCCTGGAAAAAAGCATGGGGGTCACCGACATTGTGGTCGAGCGCGTGGAGATGGTCGGTCCCAAGGTGGGGCAGGACCTGCGCGAGAAAGCCTTGCTGTCCATCGTGTACGCCCTCATCGGCATCATCATCTACATCTCGTGGCGATTTGAGTTCCAGTACGCCATCGCCGCCATCATCGCGCTCATTCATGACGTGGTCATCACCATGGGCGCGTTCTCGGTGCTGGACAAGGAGTTCACGCTGGTCATCGTCGCCGCCTTCCTGACCATCATCGGGTATTCGTTGAACGACACCATCGTTGTGTTCGACCGCATCCGCGAAAACACCCGGCGGCGCGGCAAGGAATCGCTGGCCGCGCACATCAACACCAGCATCAACCAGACGTTGAGCCGCACGCTGTTGACCTCCGGCACCACGCTGCTGGTCGTCCTCGCCCTGTTTTTTCTGGGTGGCGAGATCATCCATGATTTTTCCTTCGCCCTGCTTGTGGGCATCGTAATCGGCACCTATTCCTCCATTTTCATCGCCAGCGTGTTTCTGGTGTTCTGGGAAGCCCGTTCGCATCGTCCCAAAAAGGCCTGA
- the secD gene encoding protein translocase subunit SecD, whose amino-acid sequence MFRDLKWKIPLIAAILLGAVWLAYPVQEKINLGLDLQGGMHLVLEVQTEKAVESSIEQRADDIKRALQDEDVELDRVFAIQDDKTVHIILVDTIDTPATTQLVKNYPSMELQGTQRDGLELIYRVTAEEIKYIKENAVQQALETIRNRVDQFGVSEPAIQVQGERRILVQLPGIKEPERAINLIGKTARLEFKVVDDSMSPQQALQQGPPNGSEVLYQRIENPETGAVTKEPYLIKERTLMTGDSLTAADVRYDNQFNEPYVALTFNSLGGQQFYQISKDYLGKRIAIILDNNVYSAPVIREEIPGGRAQVTGRFSTEEARDLAIALRAGALPAPVIILENRTIGPSLGRDSVEAGVTSIVAGFIVVLIFMMLYYRLSGVVAVTALFLNLLLLLGALAYFGAALTLPGIAGIILTVGMAIDANVLVFERVREEVRIGKPVRAAIDAGFAKAFRTIVDANVTTFIAAIVLFQFGTGPIKGFAITLCIGIAASMFTAVFVSRTVFDSFMARKKIQTLSIG is encoded by the coding sequence ATGTTTCGAGATCTCAAATGGAAAATCCCGCTGATCGCCGCCATCCTGCTGGGTGCGGTGTGGCTGGCGTACCCGGTGCAGGAGAAAATCAACCTCGGGCTCGATCTGCAGGGTGGCATGCACCTGGTGCTGGAAGTGCAGACCGAGAAAGCGGTGGAAAGCTCGATCGAACAGCGCGCCGACGACATCAAGCGCGCCCTGCAGGATGAGGATGTCGAGCTCGACCGCGTCTTCGCCATTCAGGACGACAAGACGGTGCACATCATTCTGGTGGACACCATCGACACCCCCGCCACCACCCAGCTCGTCAAGAATTATCCCAGCATGGAATTGCAGGGAACGCAGCGCGACGGCCTCGAATTGATTTACCGGGTGACGGCGGAAGAAATCAAATACATCAAGGAAAACGCGGTGCAGCAGGCGCTGGAGACCATCCGCAACCGTGTCGATCAGTTCGGTGTTTCCGAGCCCGCCATCCAGGTGCAGGGCGAACGCCGCATTCTGGTGCAGTTGCCGGGCATCAAGGAGCCGGAGAGGGCCATCAACCTGATCGGCAAGACGGCGCGTCTTGAGTTCAAGGTGGTGGACGATTCGATGAGCCCGCAGCAGGCCCTGCAGCAAGGCCCGCCGAACGGCAGTGAAGTCCTTTACCAGCGCATCGAGAATCCGGAAACGGGCGCGGTCACCAAGGAGCCGTACCTCATCAAGGAACGCACATTGATGACCGGCGATTCCTTGACCGCCGCCGATGTGCGGTACGACAACCAGTTCAACGAACCGTATGTCGCGCTCACCTTCAACAGTTTGGGCGGACAGCAGTTTTATCAGATTTCGAAGGATTACCTCGGCAAACGCATTGCCATCATTCTCGACAACAACGTGTATTCCGCGCCGGTGATCCGCGAGGAAATCCCCGGCGGCCGGGCGCAGGTGACCGGCCGTTTCAGCACGGAAGAAGCGCGTGATCTTGCCATCGCCCTGCGTGCGGGCGCGTTGCCGGCGCCGGTGATCATTCTCGAGAACCGCACTATCGGGCCGTCGCTGGGCCGCGATTCGGTGGAAGCGGGTGTGACCTCCATCGTTGCCGGGTTCATTGTCGTTTTGATATTCATGATGCTCTATTACCGCCTGTCGGGTGTGGTGGCGGTGACGGCGCTGTTTCTCAACCTGCTGCTGCTTTTGGGCGCGCTGGCGTATTTCGGCGCGGCGCTCACCCTGCCGGGCATCGCCGGGATCATATTGACCGTGGGCATGGCCATCGATGCCAATGTGCTGGTCTTCGAGCGCGTGCGCGAGGAAGTCCGCATCGGCAAGCCCGTGCGCGCCGCCATCGACGCGGGGTTCGCCAAGGCGTTCCGCACCATCGTCGATGCCAACGTCACCACCTTCATCGCCGCCATCGTGCTGTTTCAGTTCGGCACGGGACCGATCAAGGGTTTCGCCATCACCCTGTGCATTGGCATTGCCGCCAGCATGTTCACCGCCGTGTTCGTGAGCCGCACCGTTTTCGATTCGTTCATGGCGCGTAAGAAAATCCAAACCCTCAGCATCGGCTGA